A genomic stretch from Salmo salar unplaced genomic scaffold, Ssal_v3.1, whole genome shotgun sequence includes:
- the LOC123731689 gene encoding NK-tumor recognition protein-like, translating to MKEDVWRTPAGETPCGPIPQSAPHATASTAPANYSHWKEKKKCKKAKKRKHAKRHRKESIKSKELLVSEGQGLESKPGHLERRSLSLSRSPSAHCRYPGRSALGRAGQSLVTWRGPSPCLGPCPPTDAPQEAVLWVGQVKAWSPGEVPLPVSVPFRPLSLPRKQCSGLPLLLQVLHTNHSRSRGMSRSYSQSIYRSWYRSRSLSLLRGRKATRSSKKPKMADVIRLKPEASAPGTVTGVETKAKARPAAPAPENAPVIPISDSPPSSRWKPGQKPWKPSYPPMGPTTPSTAEKQSTTPSTAEKQSTTSNMLKDHPETSHLEKSQVSKTHRYQRRSGSYSQSESYDSHKKGSDETKSIDETKSIEKTKLDKGWKQNYSSLKWINNLDKYLTAHDAQIHIFFLSEDGTASEHIPGPRHIGSKGQMPFSPLSEQGRPQMLPKILAATEPKVFLLEKEEGNPENGPGAERHKSRMKNKPKHKRRNRSSAMSGSYWSKVKSKRSKRKHQKLKEKFSWQPLLEFREEEEEDESQKEKRLKGSPKRAVRGRPGKSPCLKKEDEERIPASPNRNGSVQPTPHSVEDTAEITKKQRAKPTANSNPKHTKPQDLTANLPKMEQPETVVDAMEICNPEHTDLPEPSPKPAGPLGHQTSV from the exons ATGAAAGAAG ATGTGTGGAGGACCCCAGCAGGAGAGACTCCATGTGGTCCCATTCCCCAGAGTGCTCCTCATGCCACAGCTTCGACCGCTCCAGCCAACTACTCCCActggaaggagaagaagaagtgcAAGAAGGCCAAGAAACGCAAACATGCCAAGAGACACAGGAAGGAATCCATCAAGAGCAAAGAGTTGCTCGTTTCAGAGGGTCAGGGTCTGGAGTCAAAGCCTGGTCACCTGGAGAGAaggtccctctccctgtctcggtCCCCTTCCGCCCACTGTCGCTACCCAGGAAGAAGTGCTCTGGGTCGGGCAGGTCAAAGCCTGGTCACCTGGAGaggtccctctccctgtctcggtCCCTGTCCGCCCACTGACGCTCCCCAGGAAGCAGTGCTCTGGGTCGGGCAGGTCAAAGCCTGGTCACCTGGAGaggtccctctccctgtctcggtCCCCTTCCGCCCACTGTCGCTACCCAGGAAGCAGTGCTCTGG ACTCCCGCTCTTACTCCAGGTCCTACACACCAACCACTCCAGGTCTCGGGGGATGTCTAGGTCTTACTCCCAGTCCATATACAGATCCTGGTACAGGTCCAGGTCTTTGTCCCTGCTCAGAGGGAGGAAGGCAACCAGATCCTCCAAGAAGCCCAAGATGGCTGACGTTATCAGGCTAAAGCCAGAGGCCTCAGCCCCAGGGACAGTGACGGGTGTAGAGACCAAAGCCAAGGCCCGCCCTGCCGCCCCAGCCCCTGAGAACGCCCCGGTCATTCCCATAAGCGACAGCCCCCCTTCCTCACGCTGGAAGCCAGGCCAGAAACCATGGAAACCCTCTTACCCTCCCATGGGCCCCACAACCCCCAGTACAGCTGAGAAACAGTCCACAACCCCCAGTACAGCTGAGAAACAGTCCACAACCTCTAACATGTTGAAGGACCACCCAGAGACCTCCCACCTGGAGAAGAGCCAGGTCTCTAAGACCCACAGATACCAGAGACGCAGTGGATCCTACAGCCA GTCAGAATCCTATGACTCTCACAAGAAAGGCAGCGATGAGACCAAGTCCATAGATGAGACCAAGTCCATAGAAAAGACAAAGCTAGACAAGGGCTGGAAGCAGAATTACAGCTCTCTGAAGTGGATCAACAACCTGGATAAGTACCTCACCGCTCATGACGCCCAgatccacattttttttttatctgaggATGGAACAGCCAGCGAACACATTCCTGGACCCAGACATATTGGTTCCAAGGGACAGATGCCCTTTAGCCCATTATCAGAACAAGGACGTCCTCAG ATGCTGCCTAAGATCTTGGCCGCCACCGAGCCCAAGGTCTTCCTATTAGAGAAGGAGGAGG GAAACCCTGAGAATGGACCAGGGGCAGAGAGACACAAGAGCAGGATGAAGAACAAACCTAAACACAAACGCAGGAATAGGAGCTCTGCCATGTCTGGCTCCTACTGGTCAAAGGTCAAGTCGAAGAGGTCCAAGAGGAAACACCAGAAGCTCAAGGAGAAATTCAGCTGGCAGCCACTGCTGGagttcagagaggaagaggaggaggacgagtcCCAGAAAGAGAAACGTCTAAAGGGTAGTCCTAAGAGAGCTGTCAGGGGAAGACCAGGCAAATCCCCATGTCTGAAAAAGGAGGACGAGGAGAGAATTCCTGCTTCACCCAACAGAAACGGTTCAGTACAGCCAACGCCTCACAGCGTGGAAGATACAGCGGAGATAACCAAAAAACAGAGAGCTAAACCAACTGCCAACTCAAACCCAAAACATACTAAACCTCAGGACCTCACTGCTAACCTGCCAAAGATGGAGCAGCCAGAAACAGTAGTAGATGCTATGGAGATCTGCAACCCAGAACACACGGACCTCCCTGAACCCTCCCCTAAGCCAGCAGGCCCTCTTGGCCACCAGACATCAGTCTAA